The DNA sequence TCCGAAAACCTGTCCCACTCGCGATAGGATATTTCTCGCCCGTAGTAGTTTATCGCCACGCTGTCCGGTTGATTTCGGGCATGATGGCGGAGGTACTGATGGACCGGTACCTTCCCGAGGGGGTAGTCTGGTTCATCCGGGATGCCGTCAGGAAAGTCCACAGTCTCCGCCGAGACGCCATATGTATACTCCGAACCTGTCATGGCATGCAATACCAATTCAACCGGTATAAAATCAAGGGCGTTGTCTCGCTTCCCTGCGTGGGGACGACAGCATCTGGCGCCGACCGTCAAAACAGGATGCTGCCGTGCTTCTGATCCGGTGACGGCTTCGTTTCGTACGTCTCCAGCCTGGCTGCCAACTGTTTGCGGAGTCGCGCAGCGGGAATGAGTTCATCGATAGCCATCTTGGAGCTCAGTTTGAAAATATCAATATCTTGTCTGTACTCCTCGCGTTTGTCCTCGATGAACTGTTGGCGTTCCTTGGGATCGTCGATCTCCTCGATTTGATTCGCGTAGACGGCGTGAATTGCCGCTTTCGGCCCCATTACTGCTATTTCGGCGCTCGGAAGGGCGATGGTCGAGTCAGGCTCGAAGGCCGGACCGCTCATGGCAAAGATGCCGGCACCGTAGGCTTTTCTGACGACGACACAGAACCTCGGCACGGTTGCGTTCGAAGTCGCGTAGATGAACTTCCGTCCTTTCTGGAGGATCCCTTCGGATTCGACTTGCCTCCCGACCATGAAACCGGGCGTATCACACAGATAAACCAGTGGTATGTTGAACGCGTCGCACTTCCAGATGAAACCCGCTGCCTTCTCACTCGAGTCGGGATAGATCGCCCCGCTCCGCGTGTTAGGCTGATTAGCGAGCACGCCGACGGGCCGCCCGTCGATGCGACCGAATCCTGTGACTAGTTCGGAAGCGAATGTGGGTTTGAATTCGAGCCACGAATTGTCGTCGATGACGCAATCGATGAGTTCGTGGACGTCGTAGGGAGTGTTCGGGTTGGCCGGGATAACCGAATTCGTCCGTGACGGGTTCGTCGACGGTTGGGATGGTGACGTCTTCGGCGGCAGTTCTGTGTGGTTCTGCGGAAGGTACGAGATAACATCCCTGATCCGATCTGCGGCTTCGAATTCGTCGTCGACGACGAGGTCTACGCTACCCGACTCGGTCGCGTGTATGTCCGGTCCGCCTAGATTCTGCAAGGTCGTTTCCTCGCCAGTAACTTGTTCGATCATGCGAGGACTCGCAATTGACATTGCAGACATCTGGTCGACCATCATCAAGAAATCACAGAAGACGGGCGTGTACGCGGCCCCGGCTACGCACGGACCGTACAGGACGCCGATCTGAGGGATGTTCCCAGAGGAGCGGGCCTGGTTGAAAAACGTCTTGCCGCCGCGGTAACGATCGGCGAACAGCCCCGATTGATCGGTAATCCTGGCACCGGCGCTGTCGACCAGAAACAGAATCGGAGCACCGACTTCTTCCGCTCGTTCCTGGATGCGAAGCTGTTTTTCGGTGCTCATCGTGCTCCGGGTGCCGGCTTTCACCGTGTAGTCGTTCGCGATAAAAAACACCGTTCGGCCGTCGATCGTTCCGCTTCCCGTGACGATACCATCTGCCGGAAGCCGGTCGTCTGAGTCATATCTGGCGAAGGTTCCATCCTCCCAATTGATCTCGTCGAAGATCAGATCGAGTCGTTCCCTGACGAAGAGTTTCCCTAACTGCTCGATCTTCTCGTGGCCCCGTTCGGGGCCACCTGTGAGAATGTCGTCGATCGCTTCGACCACCCGCCGCTCTCGTTCCGTCTGGATCTCCTCGTCGGTCGGCCCGTCGTCACCCGTCTCTGCTGGCCCGTCGTCACCCGGCTCTGCTGTTACGACCGTTTCGTCGCTCGTCGTATCAACGAGTTCGATAGAGTGGCCGAAGTGGTTCGCGACAGCCGTGACGATGGCTATCGCTTCGTCAGATGTCACAGTATCGTCTATCGAGATTTCCATGCCGCCACAATTTCCAGGGCTTACTATTATCTTTTGGGTGTTTGCTCAGGTATTGTTCAGATTAGCCGGATGCACGCGACCACATCGGATATCGAAGGTTCCGAGAACACGGACAGTATCTGAACGCGATGATCAAGTCGCATAGAGATGACCACGGACCCCATCGATGGCTTCAGTGTCGCTTCTCGTCTGTCAAATCTGACTCAAGACAGTCGTTAGAGTCGACGATACGAACGAATTCGGGCAGTCACGCGTCGGGATGGGCTGGATCATCATTCGGACTGCCTCCGAACAGTGCCTTCGTTCACGCATCAAATCTCGATGTCCGGGTCACGACTGGAGTTGAACAACGATGAGAAACGGACTGTACATCCTACTATGTGATGGTCGGTCAGAAACCAGATCTGGCGAGAACACCCTGAATCGATGAGCAGTTGGCTGGTTTTCACAACTATTTTAACTTGCATAAGTGAAACCGCCACTATGGATTCTGACGACCGGTTGAGTATCGAACAGAAACTTGAGGAAATCCAACAGCTCAAAGCGGAAGTATCCGACGGCAACCGGCCGGAAGCCGTCGAACAGCGCCGGGAATCTGGCGCACTCACGACGCGGGAGCGCATTGATCATCTCTGTGATGATAACAGTTTCGAGGAGGTCGGGAAACTGGTTTCGCCGATGCCGAGCACACCCGAGACGTACGACTGGACCCGAGAAGACGCACCCGCCGACGGCCTGGTCGCCGGGGTCGGCGAGATCGACGGAACGCCAGTCTCGATCGCAGCGAACGACTTCACCGTCAAAGGCGGGTCTGTCGGGAACACCGGCAACAAGAAGATACAGCGCGTGCTCGATATCGCAGTCCGCAACGGTCACCCCGTGATCCTGCTCATGGAAGGCACGGGTGGCCGGATCGAGGAAGGCCTCGACTCCCGCGCATTCGCACAGGGTGACAACGTCGGCATTTTCGATAGACTCACGAAACTGTCGGGCTGGGCGCCGATCGTTTGTGCCATCCTCGGCCCGGGCTTCGGTGCGCCGACGAACTTCTCAGCGCTCGCAGACTACGTGGTCATGCACTCAGAGCGCGGGTCGATGGGTATCGTTGGCCCGCCGCTCATTCGCGCTGGTCTCGGAACCGACGTCGAGTACGAGGATTTCGACGCCGAGTTTCACACCCGCGAGACTGGCATGGCCGACCGCGCCTTCGAGACCGAGGAAGCGTGCCTCGATTCGATCACCACGTTCCTATCGCACTTCCCAAAAAACGCTGACGGCCAACCGCCGGTCGACGAGGGGTACGAACAACCCTACACCGATGACGTTGAAGCGCTCATCGACGTCGTGCCGTCCAACCCGAAGAAGGGCTACGACATTCACGGCGTCCTTGATGGGATCGTCGACAGAAACTCGCTATACGAATTGAAGCCAAACTTCGCGCGAAACATCGTCACCGGCTTTGCGCGCATCGAAGGCCAACCTATCGGCATCGTCGCGAACAATCCGAGATTCCTCGCGGGATCACTCGACGTCAACGCCACCCACAAGACAGCCCGGTTTATCAGTCTGTGTGACGCCTTCGATCTTCCTATCGTGTTTCTGGCCGACACCCCTGGGTTCATGCCCGGTCTCGACTCGGAACGCGAGGCGATCGCCCGCCACGGTGCGAAGGTCCTGTACGAACTGAGCCGGGCGACGACTCCCATTCTTAATGTGACCATCCGCCGGGCCTACGGACTTGGGTATTTTGCGATGGCCGGAGGCGAAACTGTTGACAACGAACTCAGGGCAGTCTGGCCGTCGGCGGAGATCGCCGTCATGGGTATCGACGGTGCTGTCGACGTGGCCTACCGGCGCGAAATCGAAGCCGCCGACGATCCCAAACAGAAACGACAGGAGATCATTGACAAGTTCACGGATCGGACCGGTCCGGTTCGGGCTGCAGAGCACTTCGGCGTCGACAAAGTGTTAGATCCGAGGGAAACACGAAAAGTCGTTTCGAGAGTCTTAGCGAGATCTTCGTCCCGGAACCCCGATGGCTGGCCGTCGAAAAAACACGGAGTTACACCGATCTGATCGGGAGTTATCCGTATCGACCGCCGTCCGACTCTACACCCAACTCTATCTTCGCGATGTCGCCTTTCTGTTTGTCGACGATGTCTTCGAGCGAAAGCGTTCGAGCGTTCCGGAGGATCTGCCCCGAGCGGTAGCGTTCACTGGTGGCCCGTGCGCCACACACCTGAAACATCCGCGTCGCGGCTTCGACGCTCGTGTCTGCGGCCGTCACCTTCGCGATCTTGATGGCTTTGGAGGCTTCCTGTCCGAGGTCGGGATCCTCTTCGAAGGCTGCGAGGCGGTCGCCGGCCCAGTAGTTCAGCTGTCGCGCGGCTTCAATTTGGCTCCGCATGTCGCCGACTCTCAGCTGGACCTGTTCGTCGTGACTCAGTGAGGGCAAGTTCGCTGGCGGCTTGGATTCGTTCTCCAGGTACCACTTTGTGAAATCCAGTGCCGATTGAGCGATACCCGTCATGAGCATACCGAAGATCAGTGCGAACGACTGCGGGATGTGGGCGTATGCGGAAATGTCCCCTGGCCCGCCGATGGCGTGGTCGTCTGGAACGAAGACGCCGTCGAACTCGGCGAGACCACTGGCGGTCGCGCGCTGTCCCATGGAGTCCCACGTGTCCTTGATGGTGAGGCCATCGGCGTCGTCCTCGACGACGAGCAATCGGATATCGGACATATCCCCGCCTTCCTCGATCGCGTAAACCATGTGGTAGTTAGCGTATGTCGAGTTCGTCGCGAACCCTTTGACTCCGTTGACCTCCCAGCCGCCGTCGACGCGAGAAGCCGTCGTATCGAACTCCGCGAAACTGGTCCCTTCCTTCAACACTTCGGGTTCGGTCGCATAGAACCCGAAGACGTCTCCGTTTTCGGCGACCTGCTCCGTGAAGTACGCATGTTGCTCCTCGGTCCCGATCTCTTTGATCGTCGCCAGCGCGACGGAGTGCGTACCAAAACTGTGAGCAGTGTTCGCACAGGCTCGCGCGAACTCCTCTAACACCTCCAGAAAGAGACGGTAATCGCCGCCAGGTCCGGCATCGTATCCTCCGTAGTCCGTTCCACCTCCGAGGGCAAGCAAACCCTTCTCGTGGAGCAGTTCGAAGTTCTCCGCGGGGAATTCGCCTTCCTGATCGACTGCAACAGAGCGCTCTTTGAGCACTTCCCCACACTCATCAACTTTCTGTCGTAAGTTTTCCTCCATATAGAACACCCCCGCAAATCAAGGACAAATAATTTTCGAATTCCATGTCAAACAATATCATTCAGGAGTCGGCCCCCAACACGTCCACGAACCGTCAGCCGTAACGTCGGTGTCCGCCACCGATCATCTGAACTCGATTCATCCCACCCAGTTTCGCACCGATGACGGATTGTCCTGTGACCACTTACACAAGCGTTATATCATGACATACTGAATTTGCTGGCGGCACCTGATGAGTGTACAAAAATTGTCTAGCAGGCGACAGGTTAGCTTCGTGCTCGCCTTGGCGGAACTGCTGACTATGTCACTCTGGTTCAGCGCCACGGCGGCGGCACCAGAACTGGCGGCTATGTGGGAATTGACCCCAGGCGAAACCGCGTGGCTCACTATCGCCGTCCAACTGGGTTTCGTGGTTGGAGCACTTCTGTCGACCCTTTTCACCCTCTCTGACGTCTTTAAACCACAACATCTGTTCGCCGGTTCTGCGTTCTTCGGAGCCGGCGTCACGGTGATCATTGCTGGGTTCGTAAGTAGCGCAGTACCGGCCATCATCCTCCGGTTCCTCACAGGAATGGCATTGGCAGGCGTGTATCCACCTGGAATGAAGATCATGGCCGGCTGGTTCCAGGAAAGACGCGGATTTGCCGTGAGTGTATTGATTGGATCTTTGACACTCGGTTCTGCGCTCCCGTTTTTCCTCAGGGGATTCGGCGGCGTCGGGCGACCGGAGGTCGTCCTCTACGGCGCCGCAGCCATGGCAGTCGTTGGGGGGTTGCTCGCACTACTCCTCGAATCGGGACCGCACCAGGCGCCCGCAGCACCGTTTGACCCGCGTGCCATTGGACGGATCGTCAAGGAGCGGGGAACGATGCTCGCGAACGGTGGATATTTCGGCCATATGCTCGAGTTGTACGCCGTATGGACCTGGATTCCTGCATATCTGACGGCGAGCTTTGCCGCGAACGGGAACGTCGACAAGACGTCCCAATTCGTGTCGTTTCTCGCGTTCGCCACAATCGCCGTCGGCAGTGTCGGCGCCATCGTCGCAGGATGGGCGGCCGACAGGGTAGGGCGGACGGCGGTCACGAGCGCGAGCATGGCGATCAGCGGAACAGCCTGTCTCGCTGCAGGATTCCTCTTCCACAGTTCGGTATTCGTTCTCATCCCGTTCCTCTTGATCTGGGGCTTCGCCATCGTAGCCGACTCTGCCCAGTTTTCCGTCTGCATCACCGAACTCACGGACAAACGGTACGTCGGTTCGGCGTTGACGTTCCAGACTGCGATCGGGTTCTTGCTCACGACTGTGACGATTCAACTCACACCGATTGTAGCCGACGTCGTCGGGTGGCAGTGGGCGTTCGCCCCGCTGGCCATTGGACCAGCATTTGGCATCCTCTCGATGCTGTACCTGCGGATAACGCCGGAAGCGCTCCAACTCGCCGGCGGCCGAAAGTAGGGCTGCCGCCTCGCCATTTCCCGCGAGACATCCGCGCGTAATCGGCGGAAATGGAAAGCGAGCTAAACCTTTTTACCCACTCATTCCGATATAACGCCACAGCCGAGCATAGACAACCATTAACATGGAAGTAACATCTCGAACTACATGACCGAAGAGACGAACGCGATCGAAACTGGCAACGACCACCTCAGCGTCGAGCAGTCAGATGACGGGTACGTCGTATGGGCGACGCTCAATCGCCCCGAATCGCACAACGCGTTATCGATGCAGATTCGTGAGGGACTGCTCCGCACTGCCCGGGCGATCGACGACTCACCAGTGCGCGTGCTCGTGATCCGCGGAGCAGGCGGTACGTTCTGCTCCGGCGGAGATCTCGACTCGATGGGCGAGAAGACAAAGGCGACCGACTATCAACAAGATCTGTCACTGGCCGACCTCGCTTCGGCCTTCGCCGACTTGAGCGCGCTCACAGTCGCCGCCGTCGAAGGGTACTGTCTGGCTGGCGGTCTCGGTCTGGCGTCGTCGTGTGACTTCGTCGTCGCCGACGAGGAGGCGACTTTCGGCACGCCGGAGATGAACACCGGGCTATTTCCGATGCAGGCCATGGCCGCGATCATGCGAGTGGTCGACACTCGGAAAGGCCTCCAGATGCTGTTCACCGGCGAACCCGTCGACGCCGCAACAGCCGAGAAAATCGGCCTCGTGACCGAGTTGTTCGAAAGTGGTGACTTCGAATCGGCAGTTCGCGAGTACGTGTCGACCCTCGCCAACAACAACCCAGTCGCTATTGAGATGGGAAAGCGGGCGTTCTACACGCAACGTGACATGGATTACGACGCCGCCCTTGAATATCTACGTGACGCATTCGCAGTGCTCGTCGTCAGCGACGAGGCGCGCGAGGGGATCCAGGCGTTCAGAGACGACCGCGATCCTGCATGGGCAAACAGATGACGGTGAAAATCGCGAATGCATCCGGTTTCTGGGGAGATAACCCGGACGCACCCGAATCGATGCTCGAGAACTGTACCGGCTTGGACTATCTCACGTTCGACTACCTGGCCGAGGTGACGATGACGGTCCTGGCTCGCCAGCAGGAGTCGGATCCGTCGTTGGGGTACGCTCGGGATTTTCCGCGCCTCCTGGCGGACATCCTCCCGACAGCGCTTGACGATGACGTGACAATAGTCGCGAACGCGGGCGGACTTAACCCGTCTGCGTGTCGTGATGCAATTCTCGACATCGCAGCCGAGCAGGGCCTCTCGGTACGCATCGGAACGGTCTCGAACGACGACTTCCGCGACGACATCGACTCGTTCGACGACCTCCGTCACATGATCACCGATGAACCGCTCCCCAGTGATGCGGACGTCACGGCCGCCAACGCATACTTCGGTGCCTACCCCATCGCCAGCGCACTCGATGACGGTGCAGATGTCGTTGTCACTGGCCGCGTAATCGACGCAGCAACCGTCATGGGCCCACTCATCCACGAATACGGCTGGGAGCCAGCAGACCACGACGAGTTGGCCAGGGGGATGATAGCTGG is a window from the Natrinema halophilum genome containing:
- a CDS encoding acyl-CoA carboxylase subunit beta; this encodes MEISIDDTVTSDEAIAIVTAVANHFGHSIELVDTTSDETVVTAEPGDDGPAETGDDGPTDEEIQTERERRVVEAIDDILTGGPERGHEKIEQLGKLFVRERLDLIFDEINWEDGTFARYDSDDRLPADGIVTGSGTIDGRTVFFIANDYTVKAGTRSTMSTEKQLRIQERAEEVGAPILFLVDSAGARITDQSGLFADRYRGGKTFFNQARSSGNIPQIGVLYGPCVAGAAYTPVFCDFLMMVDQMSAMSIASPRMIEQVTGEETTLQNLGGPDIHATESGSVDLVVDDEFEAADRIRDVISYLPQNHTELPPKTSPSQPSTNPSRTNSVIPANPNTPYDVHELIDCVIDDNSWLEFKPTFASELVTGFGRIDGRPVGVLANQPNTRSGAIYPDSSEKAAGFIWKCDAFNIPLVYLCDTPGFMVGRQVESEGILQKGRKFIYATSNATVPRFCVVVRKAYGAGIFAMSGPAFEPDSTIALPSAEIAVMGPKAAIHAVYANQIEEIDDPKERQQFIEDKREEYRQDIDIFKLSSKMAIDELIPAARLRKQLAARLETYETKPSPDQKHGSILF
- a CDS encoding acyl-CoA carboxylase subunit beta, which gives rise to MDSDDRLSIEQKLEEIQQLKAEVSDGNRPEAVEQRRESGALTTRERIDHLCDDNSFEEVGKLVSPMPSTPETYDWTREDAPADGLVAGVGEIDGTPVSIAANDFTVKGGSVGNTGNKKIQRVLDIAVRNGHPVILLMEGTGGRIEEGLDSRAFAQGDNVGIFDRLTKLSGWAPIVCAILGPGFGAPTNFSALADYVVMHSERGSMGIVGPPLIRAGLGTDVEYEDFDAEFHTRETGMADRAFETEEACLDSITTFLSHFPKNADGQPPVDEGYEQPYTDDVEALIDVVPSNPKKGYDIHGVLDGIVDRNSLYELKPNFARNIVTGFARIEGQPIGIVANNPRFLAGSLDVNATHKTARFISLCDAFDLPIVFLADTPGFMPGLDSEREAIARHGAKVLYELSRATTPILNVTIRRAYGLGYFAMAGGETVDNELRAVWPSAEIAVMGIDGAVDVAYRREIEAADDPKQKRQEIIDKFTDRTGPVRAAEHFGVDKVLDPRETRKVVSRVLARSSSRNPDGWPSKKHGVTPI
- a CDS encoding acyl-CoA dehydrogenase family protein, whose protein sequence is MEENLRQKVDECGEVLKERSVAVDQEGEFPAENFELLHEKGLLALGGGTDYGGYDAGPGGDYRLFLEVLEEFARACANTAHSFGTHSVALATIKEIGTEEQHAYFTEQVAENGDVFGFYATEPEVLKEGTSFAEFDTTASRVDGGWEVNGVKGFATNSTYANYHMVYAIEEGGDMSDIRLLVVEDDADGLTIKDTWDSMGQRATASGLAEFDGVFVPDDHAIGGPGDISAYAHIPQSFALIFGMLMTGIAQSALDFTKWYLENESKPPANLPSLSHDEQVQLRVGDMRSQIEAARQLNYWAGDRLAAFEEDPDLGQEASKAIKIAKVTAADTSVEAATRMFQVCGARATSERYRSGQILRNARTLSLEDIVDKQKGDIAKIELGVESDGGRYG
- a CDS encoding MFS transporter, which translates into the protein MSVQKLSSRRQVSFVLALAELLTMSLWFSATAAAPELAAMWELTPGETAWLTIAVQLGFVVGALLSTLFTLSDVFKPQHLFAGSAFFGAGVTVIIAGFVSSAVPAIILRFLTGMALAGVYPPGMKIMAGWFQERRGFAVSVLIGSLTLGSALPFFLRGFGGVGRPEVVLYGAAAMAVVGGLLALLLESGPHQAPAAPFDPRAIGRIVKERGTMLANGGYFGHMLELYAVWTWIPAYLTASFAANGNVDKTSQFVSFLAFATIAVGSVGAIVAGWAADRVGRTAVTSASMAISGTACLAAGFLFHSSVFVLIPFLLIWGFAIVADSAQFSVCITELTDKRYVGSALTFQTAIGFLLTTVTIQLTPIVADVVGWQWAFAPLAIGPAFGILSMLYLRITPEALQLAGGRK
- a CDS encoding enoyl-CoA hydratase/isomerase family protein, which codes for MTEETNAIETGNDHLSVEQSDDGYVVWATLNRPESHNALSMQIREGLLRTARAIDDSPVRVLVIRGAGGTFCSGGDLDSMGEKTKATDYQQDLSLADLASAFADLSALTVAAVEGYCLAGGLGLASSCDFVVADEEATFGTPEMNTGLFPMQAMAAIMRVVDTRKGLQMLFTGEPVDAATAEKIGLVTELFESGDFESAVREYVSTLANNNPVAIEMGKRAFYTQRDMDYDAALEYLRDAFAVLVVSDEAREGIQAFRDDRDPAWANR